CCGTTTTACTCCTGCCCCCTGAGCCTAGGGTTGTGAGTTAGTTACACTTATTCCCACTCTTTCCACAAGTACGGTTAAAATGTCATCTTTACTGTATGGATAAGCTCTCTCATTTTAACATTGTACCAATGTTACCCAAAACAGCTACCACTTGATATATGAGAAGGTTTTATTACGCTGCACGTGCGCACCAGACCCTGCATCCTCGTAAATATCGTAAGCCAGTTTGTTTTTGTGAATAATATTTGTTCGTATGCATGAGATAAAATCCTCTCTGGTGCACAGGTGCCCATAATTCAAGTAAGAAAAGCTAAGTATAAGAACAACTTGAAATGGAATacgaaataatattttgttgGAAATATGTATCTGCGAAGAGTCACTAAATCATATATTAATCTATGATATCTAATATTTAGGGGTAGCGGGTATTGAGgatgtaataatattaaaataaaatagtgaTAACAATGAGAACAATCGTAATTCTaataatacaaaatgaaaTCTCTTTAACTCGAGTGATAATATTGTCACATCCTCGATACCCACTGTCCCTAAgtatattcatatttaatcaacgtcaaaaaaatatgtatatatgataataaaaataatatgacaTTCCACAATGGTTTCCAAACGTGATTTTTCCTTTCTACTAAtccaatatttgaattttcatttatctgAACTGGGCTTGGCCCCAATTGGTTTAGATAATCGAGGTTCTACTGCATTGTGAAATACGATGCTATTTTTACCTGTGTTTTTACGCATGTACGTTCCAAAATCACTTAGATGTCACCAAATCCAACCAACTGTTGTATAATTGTAGATGCCACATACCTAAGGGCTTTTGGGAAATTCGTGTATACTTACCGCAAAATCTGAACCATAATCGATTTTGTCCCAGAACCTGTGTTGCCTTATTTTCGTTACAGTGGTAGTACCTGgtagcagcagcggcagcagcagcaggagTAGTAGTACTGCGAAAAACCGGTTCCTGACCATTGTAATATCAAATTCTCAAATGTATGAGATAAGTCGATTTTATTACGGATACAGTAGCGTTAATAAATATTccacgtaaaaatatcgatttgtTTCCTATAACACATGTACCTTAAATTCGTAGAAATCTAAAGTCTTGATATCGTTACGTCCGTGAATGGGGTTTACTCCCGAGCGGTAGGAATAAACCAGTTTGGCTTCACTTTTACGTACTAGGACAACCTCGGTATGAAGGTTGAATAACGTAgggtttgtttgagatattaattatatatttattgcgaAGAAGCTGAGATGGCGGTAAGAACGAAGTGTGCTGTATGAAGCTATGTGAGAAGTCTAGATGTGACGTTGTTGAGAGTTAGAATGGGAGTGTCTCTAGAGACGAaaaacgtacgggtgcagaaaagatGTCAAGTTGCTGGAGGAAGGGAATAGAATTAGATGAGTTAGCGCGGTAGTGAGTAGCGGGAGGCTaggtagagataagaggacaggacagagaccatgatATTAAtataagaactgtgggagagttagcgagtaggaaaaatagagagaggTGGTGCGCCGGACGTAACAATATAgacaaaattgtaataattttctatGTTTATACGTGCTTATccatttttaacaattttacaaCTATTATATTGTCTAgcatttattgaaattaatttatactacaattcttatttatttgcctaaaaattatgaacattCTTCTTCCTTATTTCTATTCTCTCATTTATACTAATAGTCAAATATGCATTCATCCTTTCATTCAACCATTCGCTCATTCTCTACATACATTATGGACAACAGGTGTATATGGgattaaaattgtaaacacAAAACGTCTTTTCCCATCAGCGtcattatataaataaataatcttgTAAATAGTATTTACCTTTGTAAAGTGTCTGTTTTAATTACGGATTACTTATCTTCAATCTTCTACCATTGTTCCGCTGCAGGTAGTTACTGGCGACATGCCCGTGGATGTTCCATTGTTTTTCTACATTTATTAAAGATTTTTCTCCCGATAATTTTGACTTCAACGTACTGACGGGAATATAGTAATTGGGAGTTGCACCTACGCCAACTGGTGGCGAAAGATCGAACTAGTGAAGTCGGGTCAGTTGATGGACCAGTGGTTACAAAGTAATCAGAGTACATAGAGTCGTTACTAAAGTTACATGAGTATCGATCAAAAATCTCGGTCTGGGGCAAGTGTGCGCGGGTAAGTGCGCGTTCGCACACTTAGATACCTCCGTTGTTTTATGTGAGAAAGCAATGAAgtcgttgtaaaaaaaattgactaatgatgttttttttatttcagtttttgatcACAATGCCACGTAGCATGAACAATGTACCTTTTATGAAGGAGGTAATTTTGAATGTGATAGCTGCCACAAATAATCCTCGTAAAATTATCAACTAATTTTAAagtttcttttaaatttttaaaatttcattaagTTCATTCTCAGACATATGATTTTATGTGATTTTATTGTAATAAGTCGATCtcgcattatttatttatctagtcttcaaaataatttgttgttaaCAAGTCTATAACTATTCAAGAACAATGCGCACACTTACCCTAAATGTGCACACTTACCCGAAGAAATGCGCACACTTGACCCGCTttgctttgaatttttttcattaaccattttttcttttcaattgtCAAAGTTTTATGTGCTATTacttaatttaattattagtTCAATAAATCCTTTATCATATGCATGGGTTCTTTTGtccttatttctttttgtttaatttttacacgaaCCTAAATCCTTAAGTGCGCACACTTGACCCGAACGACTCTTCAAATGCATTTTTACACTGAGCTATAATTCAGTGAGTATTTATAATCgaatgttgtaaaaaaaattgacagaaTATTTTTACGAGAACAATAAGTGttagaaatatatattcaaatattcgcGGCTGACGCtatgttatttatatattcgcGGCCAACGCCACTCACTCCTCCTTCCTCCTTGTACTGTATACATCACCCCCGCATGTATTACATACGTTGAATAAACCAGTTTTATATCCAGCTATAATTATGCAATCATTGCTTATAACTTGACCTGCGCCAACAATAAGTACAATGTTTTTgtcgttgaatgaaattttggaTCATTTGGGTTCTACACGGAAAAGCCGGAATTTCATTGAAGGAGAGCAAATCGTTAATTCTAATCGTTTAATTTATACGGgaatattaaatgaaaataatgaacaaTGTGAATTACTGTCTTATTGTTTGCAATCATGAAAAACTTGAGGAGACCCTCATGAAATAACTACAGTGATTGCAAAAAGTGACAAGGTTATTTCGTCAGTATGCAGTCGTACAGCTGGATTGAGTGAAAGATGCAAACATAGTACtgcagtattattattatgtacacGGTAGGTTTAAATTATATCATTTATGTTAAATATTCTTCGGCAAAATTAATcgcctcaatttttttctactaaaCTTactaatgtatatttttataattttagcAAAAATTGAACTGGATTGAAAATCGTTCCATCAACAGACAGGAAATGTCATAGAAATGTGATGTTTGCTTAGAGCAATGCAATACAAAGCCTTTGAGTGGTCACAGTTGCTTTAATATTAAACAAAATGATCCGGAATTAGACGATGATGTTAAAAAGTCGCTCAGAGAAAAACTTTATTCGAAGAAGTTGAAATCCACCTTATCAGAGCATGCGTACGGGCGTATATGATTTACTTTTATAATCCATACAGTTTTTCAATGGAAATCATGATGAAGTACATTcacttaaaaaaattgtttgaatactTCTTAAAGCAAtcaataaatcaaaattgtttagatttttacttcaattaattttgtaaatataacaatgaattacaattttcacctttatctctctatctaataaaaaagtccTGCCCGCGtgaacaaatgaaaaagaagactTTAATAGCAACAggtaaaaaagattataataacaatagtatacgcatgaagttggcggtggggtgagatgccaaaaacaaaacaaaaagcatctagcaaacaaaACTTCCTTTGACAGCtctcatcggctgtttatgacagtcttgaggtgagactgagtatcgtttcaaatatagttgataattggtctacatttgcgggttttattacaggtaatgagtcaaacggtgccgTGATTAGGTCACCtagtgattacaaatcacacaTGAATGAAAATGGAATTTACGGGGGAAAagcagaattagctgcagctgcggacatttttaagatatgtttaacCGTGTATCGCggagaacaaattcatccacaccaaATCGGATCCCAAGATGAAAgacaattctcgctactcttcaccggcgacggagacagtggacaaTTTGATGTCgtgcagaaccaaaataaaattcagatagtgagtaataagtatcaAAAGTAACAAGCAAATGATAGTAAATCTAagtatatcaccaaacagtcaaaaggacagccaggatttacgttggcaatggagaaaggaggagggAGTTTCAatcagcagacaaggcgatggagACGGTAGATGGTCGGACGTATcacgaaagaaaaaggaaaataaaattgtaagtgcgaataaccaaataagccatagaataatatcaaacaaatattcgtataaacaggcaagaggacgaccaggatctatgttgagcacaagagaaagaggtgttttgcggagtgaacagcaacgcaaagttagagaaaaaaataatataaagaagttGATTTTAGAGAATAACAGGCGGAGcggtaacaaaaataattcagcaatgATGAGTGGTAGCCAAAATAATTCAGcgaagggtgtcgaagaattagaagaatcgattgtgattattgatttggaaaataaatcaagaggacgaccaaccaatATTATGGATATAGAAGAGAGAAAACTTAGACGACAagaacagcagcgaaaatatagggaagcgaacaaaaaatatcatactggcaAACATGTTAGCGTAAGTAATGAAACAGAACTCGAGGAGAGTGAAGAAATatcaagtcaaggagatagatcgatatcaatggagaaggaacaccaattttcaacaaacgaacaaaagcttagattgatgaagaaaagaaaattaagcacagaaggaattgaactGGACAGCAAGAGACAACGAGTAGATGAAACGacagacgaaaaaaaagtgtgagCAAAATTAACGTATCTGAAATTCATGTTTGTGAAGAAATATTAAGTGACAGCGATACGTCGACTTCGACGGAGAAGAAACTGTTCGTATTCAGCCAAACAATAGAAGATAGCAGAGACAGGTTGGAATTAGACAGAAACAGAGAACGAGTGGAAGCAATGAATAGTGAACCAGTACTTTCTAAGCGAACTCGTCTAGAAATCATTGCTGAGCATCGTTACAACGGGGATATTGAAAAAGGCATTTTCAAAACTGGAGCAACTAGACATGggtgaaatgaaagtaaaatgtAAACATTGCAATGCAGAAGGGTTCAAATATGAGACAGGAAGGGTGGCAAATAATTGCTGTCATGGAGGAAAAATAACATTACCACCATTAACGGAATATCCTGATGTACTTCAACGTCTGCGAGAAGGGAATGACGAAGTATCAAGACACTTCAGACAACATATACGATCATATAATGACGCGTTTGCGTTCGCATCATTCAATTGCACCGTGGCAGATCTGGGGAATCGAGGATCAtatgtgatgaaaataatcgggGATGTGAGTTACAAAATATCTACAAGTTCAGAGACCGCAAACAATAACCGACCGAGATATGGACAAATTTATTACATCTACGACGCACAAACTCAGCTAGCGCTGAAGGAAAATGACGTAAGAAGAGCAAACCTGTTAGAAATTATTGTTCGACTGATAATAGATATCAATCCTTATGGCCGTCCTCTAGTTTCTCGGgtcgaaaaaatcgattttttttttttttcataaatcacATTTACAACATGTGTAGAAAATGTGTGCCAAAGGATTTTTCGATATTCGAAGTGGTTCACAAGTTACGGCCCTGGAACGGAGCAGGAGCGCACGCCGGGCTGCTCCGAAAGCCGAGCGGCGCTGACCATTGTATTGATATCCCTAAATCTAACTGCTACCTGAACCTTTTGTGAATTAGGCCCGAGTAAAGGGGAGCCGAGACCGTTGACAGACGCTTTCGAATATTGACTAAGACGCCGTGAAGTTTTAGTTCAGTTTTGCTGTGGCAGTTGCGAAGCgtactatattttctcttGCGAGTCGCACGTAgctgattttttgaaaataattttcaaaatgttcaagaAAGGAAGTAGAGACGCCCCGGCTCGTTACGATCGACCTAAAAAGCGAAAATTCGCAGGCAACCGACACACTTTTGAACAAGACAAGTCGTTTACATCGGCGTCAGCGACGAAACTtcgtcaaaataaaaattttgaagtgaACGTTGAACAGACTGTTTTGTattgtattttgaattttgtgagtgtattttcaaccatttcttCGGCTGTTATTTGTAAAGAGTGCAAAAGTACGGTGACTTTCCATCAACGTGATATACGAGGATTGGGCTTTAAAATTTCTATGGCGTGCAAGtgtgaggaagaaaaagaaatagattCATGCCCAAAAATCGGTAAAGCCTACGAAATAAATCGTCGCTTAGTTTTCGTGATGCGTTTGTTGGGAGTCGGTTATGAAGGCTATAGAATTTTCTGTGGACTGATGGATATGGGACAAGGTTTTGCTTTGAACACGTACTATTCCATATTAGAAAATATTCACTCAGCTTCTTCAGCCGTTTTTGATACAGTGTTGTCGATTGCGGTTAATGAAGAAAAGGAAATCCTTCAAGAACAAGGAAAAGCAGAAAATGAATTCACCTTATCTGGAGATGGCACATGGAGAAAAAGAGGATTTTCATCTTTATTCGGAGTTTCCACTTTAATTGCCAAGTACACCGGTAAAGTGGTTGATGCGTGTGTAATGAGTAGTTTTTGTGCTGGATGCAatttgtggaaaaataaaaaaaataatgatccAGTTGGATATGCAGGATGGCTCGCTGATCATGAAGAAAATTGTACTCGAAATCATACTGGAAGTTCTGGGAAGATGGAAATAGATGCAGTTGTGAAAATGTTTTCTCGTTCAGTAGATAAACATCAAGTTCAATATACGACATACATAGGAAATGGTGACAGCAAGACATTCAAAGGTATTTTGAATGCAGAACCATATGGAGAagatgttgttgttgtaaaAAAAGAGTGTGTTGGACACGTTGAAAAGAGGATGGGGACTCGGCTccgaaatgcaaaaaaatctaataaaGGCATTGGTGGGAAAGGTGCAGGAAAACTCACTGATAAATTGATTGGTGAGATGACAAAGTATTATGGATTAGCTATTCGGAGACATCCAGATTCTATCGAGGAAATGAGAAAGGAAATTTGGGCAACATTCTTTCACAAGATTTCCACAGACAGCAATCCACAGCATCAAAATTGTCCTGCAGGCGAATCTAGTTGGTGCAAATGGCGGAGAGCTGAGTTTCTCGGAGAGGCTGAGCAATTCAAACACAATAAACCGCCTCTTTCTGAAGCAGTTCAAAAAGTCATAAAGCCAATTTATGAGGATTTATCCAAAGAA
Above is a genomic segment from Neodiprion pinetum isolate iyNeoPine1 chromosome 1, iyNeoPine1.2, whole genome shotgun sequence containing:
- the LOC138190901 gene encoding uncharacterized protein, with product MKKKTLIATGNESNGAVIRSPSDYKSHMNENGIYGGKAELAAAADIFKICLTVYRGEQIHPHQIGSQDERQFSLLFTGDGDSGQFDVVQNQNKIQIVSNKYQNQKDSQDLRWQWRKEEGVSISRQGDGDGRWSDVSRKKKENKIQRKVREKNNIKKLILENNRRSGNKNNSAMMSGSQNNSAKGVEELEESIVIIDLENKSRGRPTNIMDIEERKLRRQEQQRKYREANKKYHTGKHVSVSNETELEESEEISSQGDRSISMEKEHQFSTNEQKLRLMKKRKLSTEGIELDKILSDSDTSTSTEKKLFVFSQTIEDSRDRLELDRNRERVEAMNSEPVLSKRTRLEIIAEHRYNGDIEKGIFKTGATRHG
- the LOC124221980 gene encoding uncharacterized protein — encoded protein: MFKKGSRDAPARYDRPKKRKFAGNRHTFEQDKSFTSASATKLRQNKNFEVNVEQTVLYCILNFVSVFSTISSAVICKECKSTVTFHQRDIRGLGFKISMACKCEEEKEIDSCPKIGKAYEINRRLVFVMRLLGVGYEGYRIFCGLMDMGQGFALNTYYSILENIHSASSAVFDTVLSIAVNEEKEILQEQGKAENEFTLSGDGTWRKRGFSSLFGVSTLIAKYTGKVVDACVMSSFCAGCNLWKNKKNNDPVGYAGWLADHEENCTRNHTGSSGKMEIDAVVKMFSRSVDKHQVQYTTYIGNGDSKTFKGILNAEPYGEDVVVVKKECVGHVEKRMGTRLRNAKKSNKGIGGKGAGKLTDKLIGEMTKYYGLAIRRHPDSIEEMRKEIWATFFHKISTDSNPQHQNCPAGESSWCKWRRAEFLGEAEQFKHNKPPLSEAVQKVIKPIYEDLSKEELLSRCLGSETQNNNESLNSLIWTFAPKHLHSGPKVVEIATFLAVIIFNEGFEAILKTLETMGVKIGPQAKGYVQQRDSSRIDRSERRTSDVVKQARIAKREDRAALRDFQEEEEGLLYGPGIAD